A part of Paraliobacillus zengyii genomic DNA contains:
- a CDS encoding GNAT family N-acetyltransferase, whose protein sequence is MPHIETKRLLIITLTPEIMEAALLGRDKLEKAISYDVSSEWPMDVYKQFFPYKIQQFKESPAVNDWEGMVILKDKQLIIGDIGFKGGPNEKGIIDLGYSVIPSQRRKGYATEMANAMVNWGVVQSGVEQVVATSDPDNIASKRVLEKSGFHKVKQTNDTIYWLYS, encoded by the coding sequence ATGCCACATATTGAAACGAAGAGATTACTGATTATTACATTAACACCGGAGATTATGGAAGCGGCATTATTAGGTAGGGACAAATTAGAAAAAGCAATTTCATATGATGTATCTTCTGAGTGGCCAATGGATGTTTACAAACAGTTTTTTCCTTATAAAATACAACAATTCAAAGAATCACCTGCTGTGAATGATTGGGAAGGTATGGTGATCCTTAAAGATAAACAACTTATAATTGGTGACATCGGCTTTAAAGGTGGTCCAAATGAAAAGGGTATTATCGACTTGGGTTACAGTGTAATTCCTAGTCAACGAAGAAAAGGATATGCAACCGAGATGGCTAATGCAATGGTCAATTGGGGAGTTGTACAATCAGGAGTAGAGCAAGTAGTAGCAACATCAGATCCAGATAATATTGCCTCTAAAAGAGTTCTTGAAAAATCAGGTTTTCATAAAGTGAAACAAACAAATGATACAATCTATTGGTTATATTCATAA
- a CDS encoding glutaredoxin domain-containing protein produces MGEKNIRVYVSNDCKESNEMIHLLEELDVPFEQKNVTENKSYMKELQEQKIYATPVAIINNNKILGFQKNKLMDVLRRYA; encoded by the coding sequence ATGGGTGAGAAAAATATTCGGGTATATGTAAGTAATGATTGTAAAGAATCTAATGAAATGATTCATTTATTAGAAGAACTAGATGTGCCTTTTGAGCAAAAGAATGTTACAGAGAACAAGTCTTACATGAAAGAGTTGCAAGAACAGAAAATATACGCTACACCAGTTGCAATTATTAATAACAATAAGATCTTAGGATTTCAGAAGAACAAATTAATGGATGTATTACGCCGTTATGCATAA
- a CDS encoding YppG family protein gives MPIRKPSPFLYRQNAGKYYNQPFQFYQTIQQQANYPSPTTYVQTPQQPQNISPYQYFAKPAQPIEWYSESNSFTDTNSQQAKGFMHMFQDKDGQMDLDKMLNTVGQMANTYQQVSPIIKGIGSFMKGIK, from the coding sequence ATGCCTATAAGAAAACCATCTCCGTTTTTATATCGACAAAATGCTGGTAAGTATTATAATCAACCATTCCAATTCTATCAAACGATACAGCAGCAAGCAAACTATCCATCACCTACAACATACGTGCAAACACCTCAACAACCACAAAACATTTCACCTTATCAGTATTTTGCAAAGCCAGCCCAACCGATTGAATGGTATTCAGAATCAAACTCGTTTACTGATACAAATAGTCAACAAGCCAAGGGTTTTATGCATATGTTTCAAGATAAGGACGGGCAAATGGATCTTGATAAAATGTTAAATACTGTTGGTCAGATGGCTAATACGTATCAGCAGGTTTCACCGATAATAAAGGGGATAGGTTCCTTTATGAAAGGAATAAAGTAA
- a CDS encoding alpha/beta hydrolase encodes MIGCLCIHGFTGGAYEIEPLADHLRSQTDWYIEVPTLPGHGKELALEKVSYQDWIEKAEEALIELRQKVDSVYLVGFSMGGMIAAYLAAKYDVTKLVLLSPSRKYLNMKQLTIDISQFIRDKLIGELENNFLYQQYHHKKGAIPFRAYIEFVKCMKFTKPFLQSVTCPVLVAQGIQDGVVPYTTTQYLDKEIPSEIEVIYYFDSKHLICLGEDKDILSKAVCKFFRKKDKVVPQLN; translated from the coding sequence GTGATTGGTTGTTTATGTATTCATGGTTTCACCGGGGGAGCATATGAAATAGAACCATTAGCTGATCATTTACGAAGTCAAACGGATTGGTATATTGAAGTGCCAACGTTACCTGGTCATGGTAAGGAATTAGCTTTAGAAAAAGTAAGCTATCAAGATTGGATAGAAAAGGCTGAAGAAGCGCTTATTGAGTTGAGGCAAAAAGTAGATAGTGTATACTTGGTAGGCTTTTCAATGGGAGGTATGATTGCAGCATACCTTGCAGCCAAATATGATGTGACGAAATTAGTCTTGCTTTCACCATCACGTAAATACTTGAATATGAAGCAACTGACTATTGATATCAGTCAGTTTATTAGAGATAAACTGATTGGTGAATTAGAGAATAATTTTTTGTATCAACAGTATCACCATAAAAAGGGTGCCATACCATTTCGTGCTTATATTGAATTTGTAAAATGTATGAAGTTTACGAAGCCGTTTTTACAAAGCGTCACCTGTCCTGTTTTAGTAGCACAAGGCATTCAAGACGGAGTGGTACCATATACGACTACCCAATACCTAGATAAAGAAATTCCAAGTGAAATAGAAGTGATTTATTATTTTGATTCCAAGCACTTAATTTGCTTAGGTGAAGATAAAGATATCTTAAGTAAAGCTGTTTGTAAATTTTTTAGAAAAAAAGACAAAGTTGTCCCCCAACTTAACTGA
- a CDS encoding DEAD/DEAH box helicase — protein sequence MTTFESLGISQPIMKSLKQMGFEEATPIQEQTIPLGLEGKDVIGQAQTGTGKTAAFGIPMIEKISVDERKIQGLIVAPTRELAIQVSEEIHRLAKFKGVRTLPIYGGQQMDRQIRGLKDGPHIVVATPGRLLDHIRRKTINIKNVHTAVLDEADEMLNMGFIEDIRDILKAIPEDRQTLLFSATMPKEIRNIASTLMKNPEEVRVKTKEMTVSNIDQFFVEVNERQKFDTLTNLLDIHVPELAIIFGRTKKRVDEVTEGLQARGFSSEGIHGDLTQGKRMSVLNKFKSGRIEILVATDVAARGLDISGVTHVYNFDVPQDPESYVHRIGRTGRAGKGGEAISFITPREVPHLHLIEKVTKSKMKRMQVPSSDEARRGQQELTKEKLETTIQKENIQDYRETAAALLEENDSVTVIAAALKLMTKERRQAPVTLTSVQPVSVKGKGGKGGNSYRGGDKRNSSRKGKPSGASAGGNRKFQNKRGSNKRG from the coding sequence TTGACAACATTTGAATCACTAGGTATATCTCAACCAATTATGAAGTCCCTTAAACAAATGGGATTTGAAGAAGCAACACCAATTCAGGAACAAACTATTCCATTGGGTTTAGAAGGGAAAGACGTGATCGGACAAGCCCAAACTGGAACAGGTAAAACAGCTGCATTCGGTATTCCGATGATCGAGAAAATTTCTGTAGATGAAAGAAAGATTCAGGGATTAATCGTTGCACCTACAAGAGAATTAGCAATTCAAGTATCTGAAGAAATTCATCGTTTAGCCAAATTTAAAGGTGTACGCACACTTCCTATTTATGGTGGTCAACAGATGGATCGCCAAATCCGTGGATTAAAAGACGGCCCGCATATTGTTGTAGCAACACCTGGTCGTCTATTAGACCATATTCGACGTAAGACGATTAACATTAAAAATGTGCATACAGCTGTTTTAGATGAAGCTGATGAAATGCTTAACATGGGTTTCATTGAGGATATCCGTGATATTCTAAAAGCTATTCCAGAAGATCGTCAAACATTATTGTTCTCAGCAACAATGCCAAAAGAAATTAGAAATATTGCTTCTACATTGATGAAGAATCCTGAAGAAGTAAGAGTGAAAACAAAAGAAATGACTGTTTCAAATATTGATCAGTTTTTTGTTGAAGTAAATGAAAGACAAAAGTTCGATACGTTAACTAATCTTCTTGATATCCACGTACCAGAATTGGCAATTATTTTTGGTCGTACGAAAAAAAGAGTGGATGAGGTAACAGAAGGACTTCAAGCACGTGGTTTCAGTTCTGAGGGAATTCATGGTGATTTAACACAAGGAAAACGTATGTCAGTTTTAAATAAATTTAAGAGCGGACGTATTGAAATTCTAGTTGCAACTGATGTTGCTGCTCGTGGATTAGATATCTCTGGTGTTACACACGTATATAACTTTGACGTGCCACAAGATCCAGAAAGCTATGTACACCGTATTGGGCGTACTGGTAGAGCTGGTAAAGGTGGAGAAGCAATTTCATTTATTACGCCAAGAGAAGTGCCACACCTTCATTTAATTGAAAAGGTTACGAAGAGTAAGATGAAACGCATGCAAGTGCCATCTTCTGATGAAGCTCGTCGTGGTCAACAAGAATTAACAAAAGAAAAATTAGAAACAACGATTCAGAAAGAGAATATCCAAGATTATCGTGAAACTGCAGCAGCGTTATTAGAAGAAAATGATTCTGTTACAGTAATCGCAGCAGCGCTGAAATTGATGACGAAAGAGCGTCGTCAAGCACCTGTTACATTGACATCTGTTCAACCAGTAAGTGTCAAAGGAAAAGGTGGAAAAGGCGGTAATAGCTATCGTGGTGGAGATAAACGCAACTCATCTCGCAAAGGTAAACCAAGTGGCGCTAGTGCTGGTGGTAACCGTAAGTTCCAAAACAAACGCGGCTCAAATAAACGCGGATAA
- a CDS encoding rhomboid family intramembrane serine protease yields MFFRSETFKDFIRFYPTVTIIIGIQLFVWLNTFFSTPLGDWIFSWGIGWNAAIEAEQYWRFLTPIFIHDPSSIMHILFNSFSLVLFGPALEQMLGKSKFIFVYLFAGVVGNIFTYLAEPGLNYMHYGASGAVYGLIGLYIYMAFSRKDLIDPSSRQIVITIGVIGLIMTFLRPGINIYAHLFGFIGGLALGPLVLTKAKTFTYQQIRRRKPKGDSVSFDPNRWNKKRFSPNKNVGAIIWGVIIVLIVLGVIGGLF; encoded by the coding sequence ATGTTTTTTCGTTCCGAAACATTTAAAGACTTTATAAGATTTTATCCAACTGTAACTATTATTATAGGCATCCAACTATTCGTTTGGCTCAATACTTTCTTCTCCACTCCACTAGGAGATTGGATTTTTTCATGGGGAATTGGTTGGAATGCAGCAATCGAAGCAGAACAATACTGGCGTTTTCTTACACCTATTTTCATTCATGACCCAAGCAGTATCATGCATATTTTATTTAACTCTTTCTCACTTGTTTTATTTGGTCCAGCACTAGAACAAATGTTAGGTAAATCGAAATTTATTTTTGTTTATTTATTTGCTGGAGTTGTTGGTAATATTTTTACCTATTTAGCTGAACCTGGATTAAACTATATGCATTATGGGGCATCTGGTGCTGTATACGGGTTAATTGGTTTGTACATTTACATGGCATTCTCGCGTAAAGATTTAATCGATCCGTCTAGTAGACAAATTGTTATTACCATTGGTGTGATTGGTCTAATTATGACATTTCTTCGACCAGGCATTAATATTTATGCGCATCTATTTGGCTTCATTGGTGGTTTGGCTTTAGGACCACTTGTATTAACAAAAGCAAAAACATTTACCTATCAGCAAATACGTAGACGAAAACCAAAAGGTGATTCTGTTTCATTTGATCCTAATCGTTGGAATAAGAAACGTTTTTCTCCGAATAAGAACGTAGGAGCGATCATTTGGGGAGTCATTATTGTACTTATTGTATTGGGAGTTATAGGTGGGTTATTTTAA
- the acpS gene encoding holo-ACP synthase gives MILGIGVDIVDLERIKVMMERQPRFIDKCLTPNEKGQWELCRTKKRKVEFLAGRFAAKEAFSKALGIGIGRLGFQDIEIRRNELGAPFIISQSTASNIVFLSLSHSDTYAIAQVVIEQSIQE, from the coding sequence ATGATTTTGGGTATAGGGGTCGATATAGTTGATTTAGAAAGAATAAAGGTAATGATGGAACGACAACCGCGTTTTATAGATAAATGTTTGACGCCAAATGAAAAAGGGCAATGGGAATTATGTCGTACTAAAAAAAGGAAAGTTGAATTTTTAGCTGGAAGGTTTGCTGCTAAAGAAGCATTCTCAAAAGCGCTAGGTATAGGAATCGGCCGTTTAGGTTTTCAGGATATTGAAATTAGAAGAAACGAGTTAGGAGCTCCGTTTATTATCTCACAGTCAACCGCATCTAATATTGTCTTCTTATCACTATCACATAGTGACACTTATGCAATTGCTCAAGTCGTAATTGAGCAAAGTATACAAGAGTAG